A single window of Nicotiana tomentosiformis chromosome 1, ASM39032v3, whole genome shotgun sequence DNA harbors:
- the LOC104108988 gene encoding putative transferase At1g60990, chloroplastic isoform X1, translating into MIRAMAYCYGASVLFPCQSFSSSPILHLFPTPLAYRPFSHDAPPTKFKRRFSFSSAAALPFDLSPPPIDHDLLDTMTVAGAKVSEDGAIGTFDNDEEALDAVENAVAVVDLSHYGRIRVSGEDRVQFLHNQSTANFEILHEGQGCDTVFVTPTARTIDIAHAWIMKTAITLVISPVTKERITGMLKKYIFFADKVEIQDITGQTSLFVLIGPRSNQIMEALNLADVVGQPYGSHKHYSVNGMPITVGVGNIISEEGYSLMMSPAAAESVWKALLGHGTIPMGTNAWETLRILQGRPAPGKELTDEFNVLEANLWNAVSLNKGCYKGQETISRLVTYDGIKQRLWGIRVSSPVEPGSTISVDGKKVGKVTSFTTGIRASQPLGLGYIKRKAASEGDTVIIGDDVVGTVVEVPFLARQIPPS; encoded by the exons ATGATTCGAGCGATGGCGTATTGCTACGGTGCCAGCGTGCTCTTTCCTTGTCAGTCCTTTTCTTCCTCTCCCATTCTTCATCTCTTTCCCACTCCATTAGCTTACCGGCCGTTCAGTCACGATGCGCCGCCGACGAAGTTTAAGCGGcggttttctttttcttctgcaGCTGCGCTGCCTTTCGACCTTTCTCCACCTCCCATTGACCACGACCTCCTC GATACTATGACTGTTGCTGGGGCCAAGGTATCAGAAGATGGGGCAATAGGAACATTCGATAATGACGAGGAGGCACTAGATGCTGTTGAGAATGCAGTCGCG GTTGTGGATCTTTCACACTACGGCAGGATAAGAG TTAGTGGAGAAGACAGGGTTCAGTTTCTTCACAACCAAAGTACTGCTAACTTTGAAATTCTTCATGAAGGGCAG GGATGTGACACTGTTTTTGTGACACCAACTGCCAGAACCATCGATATTGCCCACGCCTGGATTATG AAAACTGCAATCACATTGGTGATCTCTCCAGTGACCAAGGAAAGAATAACTGGAATGCTTAAGAA GTACATATTCTTTGCAGACAAAGTTGAAATTCAAGATATTACAGGACAAACATCCTTGTTCGTACTAATAGGGCCTAGAAGTAACCAA ATAATGGAAGCTCTGAATCTTGCTGACGTAGTTGGACAACCATATGGCTCACATAAGCATTACAGT GTAAATGGAATGCCAATAACTGTGGGAGTGGGAAATATCATCTCTGAAGAAGGTTACTCACTAATGATGTCTCCAGCTGCTGCTGAGTCGGTCTGGAAAGCTCTTCTAGGTCATGGGACCATCCCAATGGGTACTAATGCATGGGAAACTTTAAGGATACTTCAAG GAAGACCAGCTCCTGGGAAAGAGCTCACTGATGAGTTTAATGTTCTGGAGGCTAATCTGTGGAATGCTGTTTCTCTGAATAAAG GGTGCTATAAGGGCCAAGAAACCATTTCTAGGCTTGTAACTTACGATGGCATCAAACAGAGGCTGTGGGGAATACGTGTATCATCGCCAGTGGAACCTGGCAGCACCATTTCAGTGGACGGGAAAAAG GTTGGCAAGGTGACTAGTTTCACCACTGGTATACGAGCATCTCAGCCCCTAGGACTTGGCTATATTAAGAGGAAAGCTGCTTCTGAGGGAGACACTGTAATTATTGGTGATGATGTTGTGGGTACAGTGGTGGAAGTGCCTTTTCTCGCTCGTCAAATCCCTCCATCCTAG
- the LOC104108988 gene encoding putative transferase At1g60990, chloroplastic isoform X2: MLLRMQSRCVSSLIQVFLVVDLSHYGRIRVSGEDRVQFLHNQSTANFEILHEGQGCDTVFVTPTARTIDIAHAWIMKTAITLVISPVTKERITGMLKKYIFFADKVEIQDITGQTSLFVLIGPRSNQIMEALNLADVVGQPYGSHKHYSVNGMPITVGVGNIISEEGYSLMMSPAAAESVWKALLGHGTIPMGTNAWETLRILQGRPAPGKELTDEFNVLEANLWNAVSLNKGCYKGQETISRLVTYDGIKQRLWGIRVSSPVEPGSTISVDGKKVGKVTSFTTGIRASQPLGLGYIKRKAASEGDTVIIGDDVVGTVVEVPFLARQIPPS, encoded by the exons ATGCTGTTGAGAATGCAGTCGCGGTGTGTATCTAGTTTGATTCAGGTTTTCTTG GTTGTGGATCTTTCACACTACGGCAGGATAAGAG TTAGTGGAGAAGACAGGGTTCAGTTTCTTCACAACCAAAGTACTGCTAACTTTGAAATTCTTCATGAAGGGCAG GGATGTGACACTGTTTTTGTGACACCAACTGCCAGAACCATCGATATTGCCCACGCCTGGATTATG AAAACTGCAATCACATTGGTGATCTCTCCAGTGACCAAGGAAAGAATAACTGGAATGCTTAAGAA GTACATATTCTTTGCAGACAAAGTTGAAATTCAAGATATTACAGGACAAACATCCTTGTTCGTACTAATAGGGCCTAGAAGTAACCAA ATAATGGAAGCTCTGAATCTTGCTGACGTAGTTGGACAACCATATGGCTCACATAAGCATTACAGT GTAAATGGAATGCCAATAACTGTGGGAGTGGGAAATATCATCTCTGAAGAAGGTTACTCACTAATGATGTCTCCAGCTGCTGCTGAGTCGGTCTGGAAAGCTCTTCTAGGTCATGGGACCATCCCAATGGGTACTAATGCATGGGAAACTTTAAGGATACTTCAAG GAAGACCAGCTCCTGGGAAAGAGCTCACTGATGAGTTTAATGTTCTGGAGGCTAATCTGTGGAATGCTGTTTCTCTGAATAAAG GGTGCTATAAGGGCCAAGAAACCATTTCTAGGCTTGTAACTTACGATGGCATCAAACAGAGGCTGTGGGGAATACGTGTATCATCGCCAGTGGAACCTGGCAGCACCATTTCAGTGGACGGGAAAAAG GTTGGCAAGGTGACTAGTTTCACCACTGGTATACGAGCATCTCAGCCCCTAGGACTTGGCTATATTAAGAGGAAAGCTGCTTCTGAGGGAGACACTGTAATTATTGGTGATGATGTTGTGGGTACAGTGGTGGAAGTGCCTTTTCTCGCTCGTCAAATCCCTCCATCCTAG